The genomic region TCTTCCCCTGTATTCCATTGTGGCAAAAGAATATGCAGCCAAGCTGGATGTGACCAGTACTCCTGCTACCGTTAGAAGTGTAACAAGCAGAGTGTTAAGAAAATATCTGCCGAAGGGAACTTTGGTCCATGCTTCAACGTAGTTGCTCAGACCTCCCTGCTGAAGAGAAGTGTTGACCATCCAGAGGAAGGGCAGCAACATCACAATACCACCCAGTATCAGGAAGAAATGCTTGGTGATACTCAACGTTGTTGCCTTCGGGTTCAGTAACATTATCAGTAGTGAACCCTTCTACCCGCGATCTTACGCTGGATAATCGTAAGCGTAAGGAGAATAAGAAAGAGGAAAACAGAAATAGCGCTTGCATAGCCGATATCGAACCGATCGAATGCTTTCTGGAAAAGGTAGAATACTATTACGTTGGTTGTTCCCAGCGGCCCTCCGCCCGGAGGAGGAGTCATAACGTATACGAGCGCGAATGTCTTGAACGATATAATCGTGCTCATGATGAGTACGTAGTAAGTCGTTGGAGACAAAAGAGGCCACGTAATGTGACGGAATGTTCCCCAGGTACCGGCCCCATCAAGTTTGGCCGCTTCGTAGTAGGTGTCCGGAATGTTCTCAAGCCCCGCAAGGAAAAGAACTGTGTTGTATCCTGTGCTTTTCCATACGCTGACGATCATCAGTGATACCAGAGCCAGGCTGGGGCCCGCCAGAATTCCCTTCAAATGTATTCCCATCGGGGACAGCATAATCTCAAAAATGCCGCGGGGTTCCCGCAGCCACAGGAGTGGTTCTCCTCCAAAGGTTGTGATTATCTGATTGATGGGTCCGGCTTCAGGGTTATAAAGCCATGCCCATACCACGGAGATCGCTACCGCGGAGGTTACCACCGGAAGGAAATATATAGTCCTGTAAAAACTTTTCCCCGCGAGTTTCCGCCTGAGCAGTATCGCAAGAAACAGGGGGATGATTATTCCCGCCGGAACGACTCCGAGTACAAAGAAAAGCGTATTCAGAACACTCTGCCAGAAACGGGCATCGGAAAGCATACGGGTATAATTTGAAAAGCCGACGAATCCGTGGAAACCACCTATATCATAATCTGTGAACGAAGCCGTAAAGGAACTGAGAATAGGCAGGGTTCTGAAAACCAGCACTATAAGCAGTGCCGGTAAGATATAGAAATAGGGGCCGAGTTGTGTTCTAATTTTCAATTGTAATTCCCGGATTGAATGTTTGCATTAAGGTTATTATACTGAAAACCTCTCCGTCAGTTTCCACAACAATAGTTCCCTGAGTGTCCGTTCGCAAGATTTCGGAACCCAGTTCCCTGTAGATTTCAACAACCCGTGGATGCGGGTGGCCAAAACTGTTGTTCCTGCCGGCCGAGAATACAGCTACTTGCGGACTGAGCTTTCTGAGGTACGGGGGAAAAATCGAAGTTAAACTTCCGTGGTGGGGGACTTTCAATACGGTAACAGGCAGAGTGATCGGAGTAAGTGTTCTTTCCGAGTTCTCTTCCATGTCGCCGGTGAGAAGGGTTGAGAAGTTTCCGCACGTTATTCTCAGAATGGCGGAATTCTCGTTGAGATCGAGATTGATTTCTCTGGAACCTACGGATACTACGGTAACGGTAACGACCGGTGAGAGATGAAACTGCATTCCCGTTTCAAGAAATCTGTAATCGCAGCCCTCATCAACGACCGAATTGAGGAAGTCCTCGTATAACCAGGAAGAAAAGGGCATTCCCGGATCAAGTACTTCAAGAACAGTGAAATTCCTCATCACCGAAGCAAGCCCTCCAACATGATCTGCATGGGGGTGGGAAAATGAGAGAATATCAATGGTATCAACGCCCAGTTCCCGGAGGCGGAACACTACCGGTGGTTCAAGGGGGCCACCTGCGTCCGGACCTCCATCGAACAGAAGGGTTTGCCCTCCGACTGCCTCCAGCAGAATCGCGTCCCCCTGACCGACATCCAGATAGGATACTACAAGAGATGGGGAAAGGGAGTCGACTTCTACCATCCAGTGCAATGTGTCCGCAGCTGCAGAAATGTTGGAATCGATGAATACAAGTTCCTCAAGCGCGGCAACTGTTCCCTGACCTATACCGCTTACGTATTCAAGCTCGGAAATTTCCATAAAAGGTCCGTAGAATGTTCGATATTCGACGATCTTTGAAGCTTTAACCGGACCGATGCCCGGAAGCTCCATGAGTGCCCACTCGTCCGCTGTGTTGATATCGATTAAGTCATTTGAAAGTAATGATAAGGATAATAATACGGCTAATATCCGGCCCATTACTTGACAATCCTCTCTTTCGGGTTAAGCATACCTACATAATCTTGAAAGGAGGTTCTAATGCGGAACCTACTTATTATGATGCTATTCATGCTTCTTTTGGCTGCTTCCAGTCTTGCTGGCGACATTCGGCTTGAAAGCAGCAATTTTACTACTGTTGCTTACATAAGGGATAACGGTAGAATAGAAAATGCTTCCTTTGAGATCCTCGGACATATCAAGGAAGATGGCAGAGTTGAAGATGATTCTTTTCATACTCTTGGCTATATAAATGAAGATGGCATAATTGAAGATGATTCCTTTAACGAACTCTATACTCTGAACGAGAACGGCAGGCTTTCGGACACAAGGTTTGTAAAAGTCGCCGAGATTCAGAGCGACGGAACAGTTGAAGACAGCCATTTTCGGGTTATTCTTTACGCCGATGGAACGCATGGCGATATAACTGAACGTATTGCCGTCTTCCTGGTTTTCTTCAGCGATCTTCTGGAGGATTAAGCAACCTCAGCTGAAGTTAAGCATTAACAAAAATCACAGGTTTATAAGTTCGGAGATATCAGCGATCTTTTCAGGGTCGCTGTCCTCCGGAACAGCTTGTATCTCCAGCTCTCTCTCGTCATGGGGGATGAAGCCAATCCTTGAGACGGTGTTGGTTTCCCGGTGACGTATAAGCAGATGCATCCAATTGTATTGCTGAGGGATATCCATGGCCTTTTCCTCGAAACGGTTGTAAAGCCTTTGTGTGAAGTCGGAGCTGTCCGGCTCAGGCTCGAAAGCCTCAAGTTCAATTCTGTAGCGCATGCCTGGCAGTATACGGTTGTAGGCGATCAGCATCCGGCAACCGGTGTGGCGCTGAATTCGATAGGGTGAAGAGGAAGCGAGAACCGGCACTCCGAAGTTGTTAACCCAGGTACCCCGATGCCCCCCGTAACCTGTTGGGGCGATATGAAGTATTTCTCCCCGCTTTAATGTTTTGAACATCCACCCCGGATTCTCATCGGGAAATCCCACATGGTGCCAGCGTTGACCGACTCTCAATTTTGCCCTTTGAACGAATGGCGGGGTATCAAGGTATCTGCTTGAGATTACACTGATCTTATATCCCGCCATGGCCAGCAGTATATGGAGGGTTTTCTCATCGCCGAAATGGGGAACAAGGAGCATCACACCTCTGCCGGAGGATACGGCTTCATCCAGAAGTTCCCTGCCGCTGTACTCAAGGCACTCATCAAGGCATGAAGGCACCATCCTGTTTGTGCGGAACAGGGCGACCATTGTGGACTGGTGACGTTTCCAGTAGCCTTTGATTACCCTCTTGCGCCAGCCGGCATCGTTTAATGGAAAAATCCGCCGAAGGTGGGCATCGATCAGAGAATTTATCGGGCCGCAACCCACCGCGCTCTGTACGGACCGCAGAAGTCCGAGTATACTGACAAGCAGAACTGAACCGCGTTTGCCTCGAAGAATTGCGGAAGCAGCGCCTACCGTTCTGTAATACGCCGAGGCGAACACCGATCCATTGAAGAGAATCATTCCCTCAGTCTAACCTTCCCGGAAGATAGTTCAAGACCTCAATCTGATTACAGTTCTGCACTGCATGGTAATATATGACAGATGAACACCGAGAAGTTACGGTTTAACAGCAGCAGCAGCCTGAAGTTCCACCCTTCAAATTCATCGGTTTGCCGCAGCAGATAATTTCACAGTATTTGCACTCACAGTTTTTTTTAACTTCAAGCTCCAAACCGCATTCGGAACACGTAAGCACATCTCCTTTTTTTACACCTTTCATTTTAACCTCCTTGAAAAACATGAATCGTTAATCCCTACTATATTAATATGTATTTATCAAAAGTGAAGGTCAATCATGAAAGAGGTATTCAACGTCTTGACATTTCTACATGTAAACATATGTATAGGATGGAGGTGACAAAGAGTGAAAAAAATCACAGACCGCCAAAAGCAGGTTCTTGATTTCATATGTGATTACATCAGCGAGCATGCCTACCCGCCAAGCATCCGGGATATACAGAAGCACTTCAGACTGAAAAGCACAAAAGGTGTTAAAGATCATATCGACCGGCTGGTCGAGAAAGGATACCTCAGAAGGATGGATGGAGCCGCAAGGGCTCTTGAAGTAGTTCATCCCAGGGGAAGCGCTGTAAAAACAATTCCCCTTGTTGGTACTGTGGCTGCCGGCCTGCCGATTCTGGCTGAAGAAAACATTGAAACTTACCTGCCCATATCGGCCGATACGGCAAGAGCCGAGGGCATGTTCTACCTTCGAGTAACCGGTGACAGCATGATCAACGCCGCTATACTTGAGGGTGATCTTGTGCTAGTCCGCCCTCAGCCATTCGTAGAACAGGGTGAGATTGCTGTTGTAAGGATAGGAGATGAAGCCACGGTTAAACGGTTTTTCAGGTTCGATAACAGAATTGAACTTCATCCTGAAAACCCGAATTTCAAACCCATCGTATACCTGGAAGATGATGAAGATGTAAGGGTAGTGGGCAAGGTTACAGCGGTATTCAGAGTGCTCGAATAAACCAATCTACTCTAATATGAAAATATGTTCAGGAGGCAAATAATGAAGCGTTACCTATCGCCGGGAATTTTCCTTACAGCTGTACTTCTCGCGGCAATGGCAGGTTGCACACAGTATACATCCGTTACAACTGAAACCCATTCAATTCCGGAAAACAGCGTAGTTGAAGTGTCCACATTCAACGGTTCCATCACTGTGGAATGGTACGAAGGGTCCGATCTTTTCCTCGAAGTTACGATTACAGCCAACAGTGAGGCTGAACTTGCTGAAGCAGAGGTAGATATTACCGCTGGCGCACTTACCGGTATTGAAGCATACAAACTTGACGATGATGCCAGGGTAGGCGTAAGCCTGTTGCTCCGGCTTCCACACGGAGTCGAAATAGCCGAACTGCATACATCTAACGGCCGCATAACCGTTTCCGGCGGGAGCGGTTTCGCTCAGGCCACTACCAGTAACGGCAGTATATCCTTTGAAAACTTCAGCGGTTCGGTAAGGGCCGAAACAAGTAACGGAAGTGTAACGGTATCAGGCAGCGACCTGGTTTATGCAAGATCTTCAAATGGAAGCATAACAGGAGAAATCATGAGTATTCCACCCGAGGGAATCGAACTTCGAACCAGCAACGGCGCTATTAATGTCGAGCTGAACTCCAGCCTTGACGCAGATATTGAGATGAATACTTCCAACGGTTCA from Candidatus Aegiribacteria sp. harbors:
- the lexA gene encoding transcriptional repressor LexA, translating into MKKITDRQKQVLDFICDYISEHAYPPSIRDIQKHFRLKSTKGVKDHIDRLVEKGYLRRMDGAARALEVVHPRGSAVKTIPLVGTVAAGLPILAEENIETYLPISADTARAEGMFYLRVTGDSMINAAILEGDLVLVRPQPFVEQGEIAVVRIGDEATVKRFFRFDNRIELHPENPNFKPIVYLEDDEDVRVVGKVTAVFRVLE
- a CDS encoding helix-hairpin-helix domain-containing protein, yielding MGRILAVLLSLSLLSNDLIDINTADEWALMELPGIGPVKASKIVEYRTFYGPFMEISELEYVSGIGQGTVAALEELVFIDSNISAAADTLHWMVEVDSLSPSLVVSYLDVGQGDAILLEAVGGQTLLFDGGPDAGGPLEPPVVFRLRELGVDTIDILSFSHPHADHVGGLASVMRNFTVLEVLDPGMPFSSWLYEDFLNSVVDEGCDYRFLETGMQFHLSPVVTVTVVSVGSREINLDLNENSAILRITCGNFSTLLTGDMEENSERTLTPITLPVTVLKVPHHGSLTSIFPPYLRKLSPQVAVFSAGRNNSFGHPHPRVVEIYRELGSEILRTDTQGTIVVETDGEVFSIITLMQTFNPGITIEN
- a CDS encoding lysophospholipid acyltransferase family protein, with protein sequence MILFNGSVFASAYYRTVGAASAILRGKRGSVLLVSILGLLRSVQSAVGCGPINSLIDAHLRRIFPLNDAGWRKRVIKGYWKRHQSTMVALFRTNRMVPSCLDECLEYSGRELLDEAVSSGRGVMLLVPHFGDEKTLHILLAMAGYKISVISSRYLDTPPFVQRAKLRVGQRWHHVGFPDENPGWMFKTLKRGEILHIAPTGYGGHRGTWVNNFGVPVLASSSPYRIQRHTGCRMLIAYNRILPGMRYRIELEAFEPEPDSSDFTQRLYNRFEEKAMDIPQQYNWMHLLIRHRETNTVSRIGFIPHDERELEIQAVPEDSDPEKIADISELINL
- a CDS encoding sugar ABC transporter permease is translated as MKIRTQLGPYFYILPALLIVLVFRTLPILSSFTASFTDYDIGGFHGFVGFSNYTRMLSDARFWQSVLNTLFFVLGVVPAGIIIPLFLAILLRRKLAGKSFYRTIYFLPVVTSAVAISVVWAWLYNPEAGPINQIITTFGGEPLLWLREPRGIFEIMLSPMGIHLKGILAGPSLALVSLMIVSVWKSTGYNTVLFLAGLENIPDTYYEAAKLDGAGTWGTFRHITWPLLSPTTYYVLIMSTIISFKTFALVYVMTPPPGGGPLGTTNVIVFYLFQKAFDRFDIGYASAISVFLFLILLTLTIIQRKIAGRRVHY